One genomic segment of Blattabacterium sp. (Blaberus giganteus) includes these proteins:
- the atpA gene encoding F0F1 ATP synthase subunit alpha, producing MSDLKYSEISSILKKELSNFQFESKLYEYGVIVQIGDGVVRSFGLNSAFYGELVEFHDGIKGMVLNLEEDHVSIVLLSPSKNLKEGDIVKKTGKIFSIKVGENMLGRVIDTLGTPIDGKGPIEGKLFEMPLERKAPGVIFREPVKEPLQTGIKFIDSMIPIGKGQRELIIGDRQTGKTTIAIDTIINQKRFFEKNQPVYCIYVAISQKGSTVARIKKILQEKGAMPYTIIVSANSSDPVSMQVFAPFSGTAIGEYFRDTGRSSLVVYDDLSKQAVSYREISLLLRRPPGREAYPGDVFYLHSRLLERASKIIKDQKMAERMNDIPFSIKKQIKGGGSLTALPIIETQSGDISSYIPTNVISITDGQIFLEKDLFHSGVRPAINENISVSRVGGSAQIQSMRKISGTLKLDQAQFRELESFSKFGSELDSSTMNILKKGRINIEILKQPSHTPYDIADQIAIIYAATRNLLKKIPIDKISDFEKEYLFYLNEKHENVLNSLRNGIFNKKISDTLEIVALELSDKYVS from the coding sequence ATGTCAGATTTAAAATATTCTGAAATATCGTCAATTCTTAAAAAAGAATTATCAAATTTTCAATTTGAATCAAAATTGTACGAATATGGTGTGATAGTTCAAATAGGGGATGGAGTTGTTAGATCTTTTGGGCTAAATTCTGCTTTTTATGGAGAATTGGTAGAATTCCATGATGGAATAAAAGGTATGGTTCTTAATCTAGAAGAAGATCATGTGAGTATCGTTTTACTTAGTCCATCAAAAAATTTGAAAGAGGGAGATATAGTCAAAAAAACTGGAAAAATTTTTTCGATAAAAGTAGGAGAAAATATGTTAGGTCGAGTAATAGATACATTAGGAACCCCTATAGATGGAAAAGGGCCTATAGAAGGAAAATTGTTTGAAATGCCCTTAGAAAGAAAAGCCCCAGGTGTTATTTTCAGAGAACCTGTTAAAGAACCTCTTCAAACTGGTATAAAATTTATAGATTCTATGATTCCTATAGGAAAAGGACAAAGAGAATTAATTATTGGAGATAGACAAACTGGAAAAACGACTATAGCTATTGATACGATTATCAATCAGAAGAGATTTTTTGAAAAAAATCAGCCTGTTTATTGTATTTATGTAGCTATTAGTCAAAAAGGTTCTACAGTCGCTAGAATTAAAAAAATTTTGCAAGAAAAAGGAGCTATGCCTTATACAATTATAGTTTCTGCAAATTCTTCTGATCCAGTTTCTATGCAAGTTTTTGCTCCTTTTTCTGGAACTGCCATAGGAGAATACTTTAGAGATACAGGTCGTTCTTCCTTAGTTGTATATGATGATCTTTCAAAACAAGCGGTTTCTTATAGAGAAATATCTCTATTATTACGACGGCCTCCTGGTAGAGAAGCCTATCCAGGAGATGTTTTTTATTTACATTCTCGTCTTTTAGAACGAGCATCAAAAATTATAAAAGATCAAAAAATGGCTGAAAGAATGAATGATATTCCATTTTCTATTAAAAAACAAATAAAAGGAGGAGGATCTTTAACTGCATTACCTATTATTGAAACTCAATCTGGAGATATATCTTCTTACATTCCTACCAATGTGATTTCAATTACAGATGGTCAAATTTTTTTAGAAAAAGATTTATTTCATTCTGGAGTTCGTCCTGCTATTAATGAAAATATATCTGTTTCTCGTGTAGGAGGATCTGCACAAATTCAGTCTATGAGAAAAATATCTGGAACTTTAAAATTAGATCAAGCTCAATTTAGAGAATTAGAATCTTTTTCAAAATTTGGTTCAGAATTAGATTCATCTACTATGAATATTTTAAAAAAAGGAAGAATAAATATAGAAATATTAAAACAACCTTCTCATACTCCTTATGATATAGCAGATCAAATAGCTATTATTTATGCTGCAACTAGAAATTTACTTAAAAAAATTCCTATTGATAAAATTTCAGATTTTGAAAAAGAATATCTTTTCTATTTAAATGAAAAACATGAAAATGTTTTAAATTCTTTAAGAAATGGAATTTTTAACAAAAAAATATCTGATACTTTAGAAATAGTTGCTTTAGAATTGAGTGATAAATACGTTTCATAA
- the atpG gene encoding ATP synthase F1 subunit gamma codes for MSNPKEIKRRISSIESVIKTTEAMKMISIAKLRKTKDLLIQVKIYFNYIESILLDLLSTEKYKENSESNKYFLGKGKIKLFVVFTSDRGLCGSFNSSIFEKINHILKKKKYSYNECVFLSIGKKGFDFLYKKYNMYSNKNWIVNNLSNQKIEFLVSKLIFDFFQKKFYAIYLIYNHLKQSLFQEIVMEKFLPISNWKKKTSDYILEPSRKEILNFLIPKFLNAKLLKVFLESTTAEHTSRMRSMHKATENAYDIKHDLILNYNKERQTTITKEILEIISGLESLKK; via the coding sequence ATGTCTAATCCAAAAGAAATTAAAAGAAGAATATCATCTATAGAATCAGTTATTAAAACTACAGAAGCGATGAAAATGATTTCTATAGCAAAATTAAGAAAAACAAAAGATTTATTAATACAAGTGAAAATTTATTTCAATTATATTGAATCAATCCTTTTAGATCTTTTGTCTACAGAAAAATATAAAGAAAATTCTGAAAGCAATAAATATTTTTTAGGAAAAGGAAAAATAAAATTATTTGTTGTATTTACTTCTGATCGGGGTTTATGTGGTTCTTTTAATTCTTCTATTTTTGAAAAAATTAATCATATTTTAAAAAAAAAAAAGTACTCATATAATGAATGTGTATTTTTATCTATTGGAAAAAAAGGATTTGATTTTTTATATAAAAAATATAATATGTACAGCAATAAAAATTGGATTGTTAATAATTTATCAAATCAAAAAATAGAATTTTTAGTATCAAAATTGATTTTTGATTTTTTTCAAAAAAAATTTTATGCAATTTATTTAATATACAATCATTTGAAACAATCTTTATTTCAAGAAATAGTTATGGAAAAATTTCTTCCAATTTCAAATTGGAAAAAAAAAACATCGGATTATATTTTAGAACCTTCTAGAAAAGAAATATTAAATTTCTTAATTCCTAAATTTTTAAATGCAAAATTATTAAAAGTTTTTTTGGAATCTACTACAGCAGAACATACATCTCGCATGAGATCTATGCATAAAGCAACAGAAAATGCATATGATATTAAACATGATTTAATATTAAATTATAATAAAGAAAGACAAACGACGATTACCAAAGAGATACTTGAAATTATTAGTGGGTTAGAATCTTTAAAAAAATAA
- the trpS gene encoding tryptophan--tRNA ligase: MEKMLTGIRSTGGPHLGNILGVIIPSVFRANKSTKHSSFIFIADLHSMVQIDNLDNLKTIRNSTYQIAAAWLAFGLNIENCLFYRQSDVSYVTELAWYFNCFYPYRRLTLAHAFKKKEMIDKKKISTGLFTYPILMAADILLYNAKIIPVGKDQLQHIEIARCIANYFNKKVDKKLFVRPNALLQKNKFVLGTDGKKMSKSQKNCIDIFSSDEVLKKQIMSIRTDSKSLEEKKNPETDYIMYLYSLIAPLEKIEIMKKKYIKGGYGYYEAKIALYEYIIHKFSSEREKFFSFMKKKSLLDHILSLGAKKAKKIAYERLNCIRKHLKFNSII; encoded by the coding sequence ATGGAAAAAATGTTAACAGGGATTAGAAGTACAGGGGGACCTCATTTAGGGAATATTTTAGGGGTTATTATTCCGTCTGTATTCAGAGCTAATAAAAGTACAAAACATTCTTCATTTATATTTATAGCTGATTTACATTCTATGGTTCAAATAGATAATTTAGATAATTTAAAAACAATAAGAAATAGTACTTATCAAATTGCAGCAGCATGGTTAGCTTTTGGATTAAATATAGAGAATTGTTTATTTTACAGACAATCTGATGTTTCATATGTTACTGAATTAGCTTGGTATTTTAATTGTTTTTATCCATATCGAAGACTTACATTAGCTCATGCTTTTAAGAAAAAAGAAATGATAGATAAAAAAAAAATAAGTACAGGTTTGTTTACTTATCCTATTTTAATGGCTGCTGATATTTTACTATATAACGCAAAAATTATTCCAGTAGGAAAAGATCAATTACAACATATAGAAATAGCTCGTTGTATTGCTAATTATTTTAATAAAAAAGTAGATAAAAAATTATTTGTGAGACCTAATGCTCTTTTACAAAAAAATAAATTTGTATTAGGAACAGATGGAAAAAAAATGAGTAAATCTCAAAAAAATTGTATTGATATTTTTTCTTCAGATGAAGTTTTGAAAAAACAAATTATGAGTATTCGTACAGATAGTAAATCTTTAGAAGAAAAAAAAAATCCAGAAACTGATTATATTATGTATTTATATAGTTTGATAGCTCCTTTAGAAAAAATAGAGATTATGAAAAAAAAATATATAAAAGGTGGATATGGATATTATGAGGCAAAAATTGCATTATACGAATATATCATTCATAAATTTTCATCGGAAAGAGAAAAATTTTTTTCTTTTATGAAAAAAAAATCTTTATTAGATCATATTTTATCTTTAGGAGCTAAAAAAGCAAAGAAAATTGCTTATGAAAGATTAAATTGCATTAGAAAGCATTTGAAATTCAATTCTATAATTTAA
- a CDS encoding nucleotide exchange factor GrpE, with protein sequence MDINQKNIGKQSKSDIISDSDGVSSSCSCQEEKHNPLKKEKEIQFINIKEELKKEKDKFLRLFAEFDNYKKRIQKERFDIFRNIHEQILIDLIPILDDFERGIRELKKHKDELLVKGVFLIQEKLIKILKKKGLNKIKIKKGDDFNTDFHEAITQIPAITENLKGKIIEIIEAGYILKEKVIRHAKVIIGK encoded by the coding sequence ATGGATATCAATCAAAAAAACATTGGAAAACAGTCCAAATCAGATATAATATCTGATTCTGATGGAGTATCTTCCTCTTGCTCTTGTCAAGAAGAAAAGCATAATCCATTAAAGAAAGAAAAAGAAATCCAGTTTATAAATATAAAAGAAGAACTAAAAAAAGAAAAAGATAAATTTTTACGTCTTTTTGCAGAGTTTGATAATTATAAGAAACGTATTCAAAAAGAAAGATTTGATATTTTCAGAAATATTCATGAACAAATTCTTATAGATTTAATTCCAATTTTAGATGATTTTGAACGAGGAATTAGAGAATTAAAAAAACATAAAGATGAACTTCTTGTAAAAGGAGTTTTTTTAATACAGGAAAAACTTATTAAAATTTTGAAAAAAAAAGGATTAAACAAAATAAAAATAAAAAAAGGAGATGATTTTAATACGGATTTTCATGAAGCAATAACACAAATTCCAGCTATAACAGAAAATTTAAAAGGAAAAATTATAGAAATTATAGAAGCTGGATATATTCTAAAAGAAAAAGTGATCCGACATGCTAAAGTCATTATCGGAAAATAA
- a CDS encoding DnaJ C-terminal domain-containing protein has translation MMKKDYYEVLGVSRNASSEEIKKAYRKLAIKYHPDKNLNNKKKAEEKFKEAAEAYEVLSNTEKRQRYDKFGHSGIRGSSSGSGMNMEDIFSNFGDIFADAFGESFSSFGFGRSTRHKTIKGSDLRIRVKLSLEEIANGVEKKVKVKRLKVAKGVQFKSCLSCNGTGQITRITNTILGRMQTTSQCGICYGTGKIIENIPYGANKHGLIKEEELVNIKIPAGLTEGIQLKVTEKGNEAPFGGVSGDLIVLIEEIPHPKLKREGSNLHYDLYISFPDAILGTLKEVPTINGKKARIKIDPGTQSGKTLRLKNKGLPNIEGYGYGSLLIHVNVWTPKKINDEQRKFFEKMRKNENFLPHPGNSEKSFFDRVREMFS, from the coding sequence ATGATGAAAAAAGATTATTACGAAGTATTAGGAGTTTCTAGAAACGCTTCTTCAGAAGAAATTAAAAAAGCTTATCGAAAATTAGCAATAAAATATCATCCAGATAAGAATTTAAATAATAAAAAGAAAGCAGAAGAAAAATTTAAAGAAGCAGCCGAAGCTTATGAAGTTTTAAGTAATACAGAAAAAAGACAACGTTATGATAAGTTTGGACATTCTGGAATCAGAGGAAGTAGTTCGGGTTCAGGAATGAATATGGAGGATATTTTTTCAAATTTTGGAGATATTTTTGCTGATGCATTTGGGGAAAGTTTTTCTAGTTTCGGATTTGGAAGATCCACTAGACATAAAACTATTAAAGGAAGTGATTTAAGAATAAGAGTAAAACTTTCATTGGAAGAAATAGCTAACGGAGTAGAAAAAAAAGTTAAAGTTAAAAGACTAAAAGTAGCCAAAGGAGTACAATTTAAAAGTTGTCTATCTTGCAATGGAACTGGTCAAATAACACGAATAACCAATACTATTCTAGGAAGAATGCAAACAACTTCTCAATGTGGAATCTGTTATGGAACTGGAAAAATTATTGAAAATATTCCTTATGGAGCTAATAAACATGGATTAATTAAAGAAGAAGAATTAGTGAATATTAAAATTCCTGCAGGTCTTACCGAAGGGATTCAATTGAAAGTGACTGAAAAAGGAAATGAGGCTCCATTTGGAGGTGTTTCAGGTGATTTGATTGTGTTAATAGAAGAAATTCCTCATCCTAAATTGAAAAGAGAAGGAAGTAATCTCCATTATGATTTATACATATCATTTCCAGATGCAATATTAGGAACTTTAAAAGAAGTTCCCACCATCAATGGAAAAAAAGCGAGAATCAAAATTGATCCAGGAACACAATCAGGAAAAACTCTGAGATTAAAAAATAAAGGATTACCTAATATTGAAGGATATGGATATGGAAGTCTTTTAATTCATGTGAATGTTTGGACTCCAAAAAAAATTAATGATGAACAAAGGAAATTCTTTGAAAAAATGAGAAAAAATGAAAATTTTCTTCCTCATCCCGGAAATTCAGAAAAATCGTTTTTTGATCGTGTAAGAGAAATGTTTTCCTAG
- the mnmA gene encoding tRNA 2-thiouridine(34) synthase MnmA yields MQKVVVGLSGGVDSSVAALILKKNGYEVIGLFMHNWEEENSDKCTWKEDSIDAMLVAKQLNIPFQIVDMKNEYKKHVINYMFNEYKLGKTPNPDILCNREIKFNIFLRKALDLGADFIATGHYVNKEKIRKNKKTIYRLLIGKDINKDQSYFLCQLTQFQLKKSLFPLGLLTKNQVRKIAEINKLWNAHKKESQGLCFVGKINLYNFLKKRIIPKKGKIISIHSDDSIYKEKKIFFSKSKEEELFFSSRKKKYKKSDGKIIGYHKGAPYFTKGQRKGIALGGYKEPLFVIDTDVKENIVYTGMGKKHPGLYRKSLFIQETNIHWIREDLTLFEGEKMDVFCRIRYRQTLQKSKLYKIKKGMFIEFDRLQCAITEGQFAVWYLGKELIGSGVISVILHFIFFLKIEHIL; encoded by the coding sequence ATGCAAAAAGTAGTAGTTGGACTTTCAGGTGGAGTAGATTCAAGTGTTGCCGCATTAATTCTTAAAAAAAATGGTTATGAAGTAATTGGTTTATTTATGCATAATTGGGAAGAGGAAAATTCTGATAAATGTACTTGGAAAGAAGATAGTATTGATGCTATGTTAGTTGCTAAGCAACTAAATATACCTTTTCAAATTGTAGATATGAAAAATGAATACAAAAAACATGTTATAAACTATATGTTTAACGAGTATAAATTAGGAAAAACTCCTAATCCAGATATTTTGTGTAACAGAGAAATAAAATTTAACATTTTTTTAAGAAAAGCTCTTGATTTAGGAGCAGATTTTATTGCTACAGGACATTATGTAAATAAAGAAAAAATTAGAAAAAATAAAAAAACAATTTATCGTCTTTTAATTGGAAAAGACATAAATAAAGATCAATCATATTTTCTATGTCAATTAACGCAATTTCAATTGAAAAAATCCCTATTTCCGTTAGGGTTACTAACTAAAAATCAAGTTAGAAAAATAGCAGAAATTAATAAATTATGGAATGCTCATAAAAAAGAATCTCAAGGTTTATGTTTTGTAGGAAAAATTAATTTATACAATTTTCTTAAAAAAAGAATAATTCCAAAAAAGGGAAAAATCATATCCATTCATTCTGATGACTCAATATATAAAGAAAAAAAAATCTTTTTTTCTAAATCTAAAGAAGAAGAATTATTTTTTTCATCTAGAAAAAAAAAATACAAAAAATCAGATGGAAAAATAATTGGATACCATAAAGGAGCCCCCTATTTTACTAAAGGTCAACGAAAAGGAATAGCACTAGGTGGTTATAAAGAACCTTTATTTGTGATAGATACTGATGTTAAAGAAAATATTGTTTACACAGGAATGGGAAAAAAACATCCAGGTTTATATAGAAAATCTTTGTTTATTCAAGAAACAAATATTCATTGGATACGGGAAGATCTTACTCTTTTTGAAGGAGAAAAAATGGATGTATTTTGTAGAATTCGTTATCGACAAACATTACAAAAATCAAAATTATATAAAATAAAAAAAGGAATGTTTATTGAATTTGATCGTCTTCAATGTGCTATAACAGAAGGACAATTTGCAGTTTGGTATCTTGGAAAAGAATTAATAGGATCAGGTGTTATTTCTGTAATTTTACATTTTATATTTTTTTTGAAAATTGAACATATTTTATAA